In the genome of Methanococcus voltae, the window TTCACATCATAATCAAAATTAATCAAAATTAATCAAAATTAACTTGAATTTTAGTGAATATTAATGGTGAAATTATGAAATTTGAATTAAACGGGATAATTACATTCAGCAAGGATGTATCAGAAGAAACACAAGCAGACATTATCGAAGTATTGAACGATAGAAGCATATTTTTGAAAGGAGTGCCTGAAGGTAAAGAAGACGAAGCTTCTACAATCATGGGTTACAAATTTGAAGGCAAAGAACTCAAATTACACATGATTTCTGGAACTTACACCAGAGCACACGAAGGTATTGTCAGATTGAAAAAACCGATAATGGAAAAAGTTGGTAGAAAACACCAAATCGGAATCAGAGACATTTTAATTGAAAAATACGTTATCACAGTACCTGCTAACGAAGAATGTATTGAAACTTTAAAGGATAAAAAGTTAAAAGTACCGGAATGTGACGTTGATTACGATAAACACGGCGTAAAAATCATATTCACAGATATGGGAGATAGCGAATTAAAAAGAAATATAATCGATAGAGCTATCAAATTTGTAAGAAACGAATTGGAAAAATTAGAGAAAAAAGGTTCTGACGACTTAACCTTTGAAGTTTGTAAAATTGCACCTTGTACAATCGTTTCAGAATACAAAACTACAAGAACAAGTGTATTTGAGCAAGAACCAACAGAACTTGCAGAAGCTAAAGGATGGGTTAGAAGATTTGTTGGTAGAGGACAATGGTTCTATACAGCACCTATAGCAAAATTATTCAGAGCATTTGAAAGCTTAATCGTTGAAGAATGTATTGAAAAAGTTGGCTTTGACGAATGTTTATTCCCTAAATTAATTCCTTTAGACGTTATGTACAAAATGAGATACTTAGAAGGTTTACCTGAAGGTATGTACTACGTATGTCCTCCAAAAAGAGACCCTGAAATGTTTGAGGAATTTGTTAATGAAATGATGATTAAAAAAGAAATTCCTGTGGAAACTTTAAAAGGATTATTAAGAGACCCAGGATATGTTCTTGCACCTGCTCAATGTGAGCCATTCTACAGCTTCTTTGACCACGAATTAGTAGACATTGAAAAACCGTTCAAATTCTTTGATAAAAGCGGTTGGACCTACAGATGGGAAGGCGGAGGAGCTAAAGGTCTCGATAGAGTAAACGAATTCTTAAGAGGCGAATGTGTATGGATGGGTAGTCCAGAGTTTGTTGAAAAAACTAGAGACGATACATTACTATACGCTGAAAAATTAGCTGAAAAATTAGATTTAGAATACTGGACTGAAGTGGGAGACGACCCATTCTACTTAGAAGGTAGAAAGTCAGAAGATAGAGGAATAGAATTCCCTGACGTTCCTAAATACGAAATGAGACTTTGGATGCCACATATCAAAGACGAAAGAAAAGGTGTAGCTGTAACTTCTGCAAACATACACGGTACACACTTTATTGAAGGATTTGGTATTAAAGACTACAAAGGTAGAAAAGTATGGACTGGTTGTACAGGTTACGGATTAACCAGATGGGTAATGGGTTTCTTGTCCCAGTACGGTCTTGAATTCGAAGACTGGCCTGAATTAATCCAGAAAAAAATCGGTAAAATGCCAGAAGCTCCAAGTACTACCACTTGGCCAGTGAAAAATTAAAAAATAAACAATTAAATAAATTAAAATATTCTTTTTTTCATATTTTTAAAATTATTGGATTATTTTAAAAGACTATTACTAAAATTTAAAAAAAACTAAAAAAAAACTAAAAATATATTATGACTATTTTAAAATTATCTTAAAAATAAAATAAAATAAAATAAAAAAGAGAAATATTATTTTATTAAACTACCTTATAACCAGAACTAGTCCACTCTACAACAATAGGTTCTTCAGGAAGTTCTGTAAGAGTTTCAAAGGAAACTTTTGAAAAAAGTTTCATCAAAAGGTTAGTTAACTACCTTATAACCAGAACTAGTCCACTCTACAACAATAGGTTCTTCAGGAAGTTCTGTAAGAGTTTCAAAGGAAACTTTTGAAAAAAGTTTCATCAAAAGGTTAGTTAACTACCTTATAACCAGAACTAGTCCACTCTACAACAATAGGTTCTTCAGGAAGTTCTGTAAGAGTTTCAAAGTATTTTAAAGCAGCTTCAGTTCCTAATCTATCGGAACCAGCTATATAAATTAACTTATAGTTTTGAACTACAGTTGAAGAGCCTGAAGGAATACTTATAACTTGAATAATTCCCCTATTTTCCCCCGGATTATCATTAGTTACTGAAATGCTAAATCTATCATTGTATTGGTTAGCTATTCTATTAGATATCGGCCCTCCGATAATGATAGTATCCCTATCGATTCTATAATCGTCTGAATGTATATTTTCCTTTAGATTTTCAGCTAACTGCTTATCGAAGCTACTTCCGTAAACTATTGCTGAATCTGAAACTGTCCTTCTTAAAGACTTAGAATCGATATTAGTGGAAGCATCTATTTTTCCATGTCTATTATTGTTATTATTGTTTGAAGGTACGTAAGTATCTATTGTAATATTTACAGATGTTGAATTACTATTGTTTGCATTATCTGTTGATTTAACGTTTAACAAGTATGTTCCATCGTTTAATGGTTTTTCCGCTACGTAGTAATCTCCTGTTTTAGTTAATATAATATTTTCATTGTTTATATTTGCTATTACTTCTTTTATTCCTGATGTATCATCTGAAGAGCTAACGTTTATTAATATTTTACTTGTTTTTAAAGTTCCGTTTGGTGAGTTTATTGTAACGTTTGGAGCTGTTGTATCTATAACAAAGTATAGTTTTTTAACACTCTTATGTCCTAAATTATCAAACGCATAGAATGCTAATGAGTGATTTCCATCGGATATGCCACCATAACTCATGTAGTAGAAATTAGAATACTCCATAAGGGTATTATTCCAATTATTGAGTTCAGTCATTATTTTATCAACACCGCTTGCATCTACTGCAGTTACATTTACTATAAATCTACTCACATTTAATACGGATTTATTAGCGGGTGAATGTACAGCCATTATTGGACCTGTTGTATCAATTAATCGAGGTAAATAATCAATATTATCCGTAGCTATGGGATATGGGTCATCACAAAAACCGTCGCCATTGTTATCAGGATGCGTTTCAGAGAAACCGGTACCGTTTGGAGTAAACCAGTAGTTTCCCCCGCCTTTTTCATTTGTTGTATTCCAATAATCATTATTATAATTACGAATAACCACATTTTTACTGTTATTAAATACATTATGATATATTGAGTTATTATGAGAGTCATCTAGATAAATACCCTCGTCAGTGTTTAAACATATACTATTGTTCATAATAGTGTTGTCATTTGAATAAACCAAATAAATACCGCGCTCGTTATTTGAATTTACGGTATTATTTACAAGTGTGTTACGATATGAATTCTTTAAATGAATGCCTTTACGAGTGTTTGAATTTACGGTATTATTTACAAGTGTGTTTTCATGTGCATATTCTAAATAT includes:
- the serS gene encoding serine--tRNA ligase; protein product: MKFELNGIITFSKDVSEETQADIIEVLNDRSIFLKGVPEGKEDEASTIMGYKFEGKELKLHMISGTYTRAHEGIVRLKKPIMEKVGRKHQIGIRDILIEKYVITVPANEECIETLKDKKLKVPECDVDYDKHGVKIIFTDMGDSELKRNIIDRAIKFVRNELEKLEKKGSDDLTFEVCKIAPCTIVSEYKTTRTSVFEQEPTELAEAKGWVRRFVGRGQWFYTAPIAKLFRAFESLIVEECIEKVGFDECLFPKLIPLDVMYKMRYLEGLPEGMYYVCPPKRDPEMFEEFVNEMMIKKEIPVETLKGLLRDPGYVLAPAQCEPFYSFFDHELVDIEKPFKFFDKSGWTYRWEGGGAKGLDRVNEFLRGECVWMGSPEFVEKTRDDTLLYAEKLAEKLDLEYWTEVGDDPFYLEGRKSEDRGIEFPDVPKYEMRLWMPHIKDERKGVAVTSANIHGTHFIEGFGIKDYKGRKVWTGCTGYGLTRWVMGFLSQYGLEFEDWPELIQKKIGKMPEAPSTTTWPVKN
- a CDS encoding NosD domain-containing protein, whose amino-acid sequence is MKINNKIIILCFLLFCITLSFNTVYADSPITGQTTITTPGKYYLDNNISAPDGLAISIQSDDVIIDGKGFAIKGNMEYRCIDVNPVKKIKNITIKNFNIFNSKSAISVNNVENLTIMNNNISSNNFGICLTSSNNNTFVNNNISSNDYYGIYVFASDNNTFINNNLNSNIYRGIYLEYAHENTLVNNTVNSNTRKGIHLKNSYRNTLVNNTVNSNNERGIYLVYSNDNTIMNNSICLNTDEGIYLDDSHNNSIYHNVFNNSKNVVIRNYNNDYWNTTNEKGGGNYWFTPNGTGFSETHPDNNGDGFCDDPYPIATDNIDYLPRLIDTTGPIMAVHSPANKSVLNVSRFIVNVTAVDASGVDKIMTELNNWNNTLMEYSNFYYMSYGGISDGNHSLAFYAFDNLGHKSVKKLYFVIDTTAPNVTINSPNGTLKTSKILINVSSSDDTSGIKEVIANINNENIILTKTGDYYVAEKPLNDGTYLLNVKSTDNANNSNSTSVNITIDTYVPSNNNNNNRHGKIDASTNIDSKSLRRTVSDSAIVYGSSFDKQLAENLKENIHSDDYRIDRDTIIIGGPISNRIANQYNDRFSISVTNDNPGENRGIIQVISIPSGSSTVVQNYKLIYIAGSDRLGTEAALKYFETLTELPEEPIVVEWTSSGYKVVN